A stretch of DNA from Bacillus sp. NP157:
CACCAGGATGCCTGCACGACGGGCCTTCAGTGCCCGGCCGACGCCGGCGATGGTGCCGCCGGTGCCCGAGGCGCAGGCGAAGCCGTCGACCCTGCCACCGGTCTGTTCCCAGATTTCCACGCCGGTGTGGGCTTCGTGCCACTCGCGGTTGGCCAGGTTGTCGAACTGGTTGGCGAACCAGGCGCTGCCGGGCTCGCGTTCGTTCATCTCGGCGGCGAGGCGGCGGGCGGTGGCGGCGTAGTGGTTGGGGTCGGTCCAGGGCCCGGCTGGCACCAGGCGGACGTCCGCCCCGGCGGCACGCAGGGCATCGATCTTTTCGCGGCTCTGGGTGTCCGGCATGACGATGAGCGAGCAATAGCCCCGGCTGTTGCCCAGCAGGGCCAGGCCGATGCCGGTGTTGCCCGCCGTGCCCTCGACCAGGGTGGCCCCGGGCCGGAGCAGGCCCAGCCGCTCCGCGTCGTCCAGCAGGCCCAGTGCCGTGCGGTCCTTCACCGAGCCGCCAGGGTTGAGGAATTCGGCCTTGGCCAGGATCTCGCAGCCCGTGGCCTCCGAGGCCCGGCGCAGGCGCAACAGGGGAGTCTGGCCGATGCCGGCGCTGAGGGTGTCGTAGGTGGTCATGGGGGTGATGTTAACTGCGGGGACGTGGATTCGTCGCTTTGTCCGGGCGAATGTCAGGCGGCCGCTGGCGCGGCCTGTGAGTCGGTCGATGGCGCGGCCTTTGGAACCGTGAATATTGGCTGCGCGGGCGCTGAATGTTTCGAAGGAAACTGTCGCGCGCAGGCGCGATCCTACATTTACCGTTCGCAGCGGCCATGGGCCGCGTCTGCCAGGCCGCGCAAGCGGCCGACTCACGGCCATCCAGATGTATAGACGTCTATACGGCTGTTGACAGGCCATGGATCGGCGCGTATCGTCGATTCCACTCATCGAGACCGGCTGAGGGACAGGCCCTTTGAAGCCGGGGCAACCTGCGGATTTCCGCGACGGTGCCAACTCCTGCGGTGCGTGGTTCGCCACGCAAGCCGATAGATGGGAATGTCCGTGCCGGTCGCGTTTCTTCGCGTCGCCGTGCAGGGCAGTCCGGCTACAGGTATCCGCAGGGCTCGAACCCGACTGGAACCCCGGACATGCCCGCAGAGCCCCTCACCGTGATCTCCCTCCCCGAACAGGCCGTGGCCACCGCGCCGCGTGGCGCCGCCGATCTCACCGAGCAGCGTGGTACCCGCCGCGTGTCGTTCCTGCCCAAGTACGGCAGCGAGCCGGTGGCCGTGGATGTCCGCTACCTCTGGTGCGGCGCGCCCCACGCCCCCACGGTCGCCGTGCAGGGTGGCATCTCGGCCACCCGCGACGTCTGCGCCGGCCGCGATCGCCAGGGCTGGTGGCAGGAGCTGGTCGGCCCCGGTTCGGCCGTCGACCTGGAGCATTGCCGGGTGCTTTCGATCGACTGGCTGGTGCCCGACGATGTCGAAGGCATCGATTCCATCTCCAGCGAGGACCAGGCCGCGGCGCTTGCCGCGCTGGTGGACGAACTCGGCATCGGTCGCCTGCATGCCTTCGTGGGCTCGTCGTACGGCGCCATGACGGGCCTGGCTTTCGCGGCCAACCACCCGGACAAGGTCGGTGCGCTGGTGTTGCTCGCCGGTGCCCATCGTCCGCACCCGCTGTCGACGGCGCAGCGCTCCGTGCAGCGCGGCATCGTCCGGCTTGGCATCGAGTCGGGCCGCACCGACGAAGCGCTGGCGCTGGCTCGCCAGCTGGCGATGACCACCTACCGCGGCAGCGAGGAATTCTCCCGTCGCTTCGCCGCCGGCCCGGAACTGCGCGATGGCCGCTTCTATTTTCCGGTGGAGGATTACCTGGAGCACGCAGGCCGCCGTTTCGTCGAGCGCTTCGATCCGCTGCGTTTCCTCGCGCTGTCCGAATCGATCGACCTGCACGACATCGCCCCGGAGCGTGTCCACGCACCGACCACCCTGGTCGGCTTCCCGTCCGACCGTCTCGTGCCGCTGTCCGACCTGTGCGAATTGCAGCGTCGCATCGGCGGTACCGCCACCCTCGAAGTCGTGGATTCGCCGTATGGCCACGACGCCTTCCTCAAAGAAACCGTGCAGCTCGCCCCCGTGCTGCGTCACGCACTCAACGACTGTCGCGGAGACCGCTAACCATGACTCGTGAAACCCGCCTGTGTACCCGCGCCGTTCGCGCCGGCATTGAATCCGACACCCAGCATGGCGCCGTCGTGCCGCCGCTGCACCTGTCCACCAACTATGCCTTCGAAGGATTCGGTCGCAAGCGCGCCTACGACTACTCGCGCAGTGGCAACCCGACCCGCGACCTGCTCGCCGAAGCGCTGACCGAGCTGGAAGAAGGCGCCGGTGCCGTGGTCACCAACACCGGTATGTCCGCGGTCGCGCTTGCGCTCGAGCTGGTCCCCGCGGGTGGCCTCGTGATCGCTTCGCACGATTGCTATGGCGGGACCTGGCGCCTGCTCGATGCATGGGCGAAGAAGGGCCGCTTCAGCGTCCGCTTCGTCAACTTCAACGATCCCACCGCGCTGGCCGATGGCCTGGCCGCGAAGCCGGCCCTGGTCTGGATCGAAACGCCGTCGAACCCGCTGCTGCGTATCACCGACGTGCGCCACGTGGCCCAGGCAGCGCATGCCGTCGGCGCGCTGGTGCTGGTCGACAACACCTTCCTGTCGCCGGCCTTGCAGCAGCCGCTGAAGCTCGGCGCCGACGTGGTGCTGCATTCCACCACCAAGTACATCAATGGCCACAGCGACGTGGTCGGTGGTGCGGTGATCGCTGCCGATCCGGCCGTGGCCGAGCAGCTGAAGTGGTGGGGCAACTGCAACGGCCAGACCGGCTCGCCGTTCGACAGCTTCCTCACCCTGCGCGGCGTGCGTACGCTCGCCGTCCGCCTGCGCGCCCATGAAGAGAATGCACGTCGCGTCGCCGACCGCCTCGAAGGACACGAAGCCGTTGAGCGGATCTACTACCCGGGGCTGGCCTCGCACCCGGGCCATGCACTGGCGCAGCGCCAGCAGAAGGGCTTCGGCGCGATGCTGAGTTTCGAGCTTGCCGGTGGCGATGCCGCGATCGAAGCGTTCGTCGACGGGCTGCAGTACTTCTCGCTTGCCGAGTCGCTGGGCGGCGTGGAAAGCCTGGTGGCGCACCCGGCCACGATGACCCATGCGGCGATGGCGCCGGAAGCACGTCGGACGGCCGGCATCGCCGACAACCTGCTGCGCCTGTCGATCGGTATCGAAGACGGCGACGACCTGATCGACGACCTGGAAGCGGGCCTGACGCGTGCCGTGGCGGTCACCAAGGCTTCGTCGAAACGCAAGGTCGGCGCATGAGCGCCGTGGCGGTGTCACCCCTCGCTGCGCAGGCACCGCGTACCGCCGTCGTGCTGTTGGGCACCGGCGTGGTCGGCCGGGCGCTCCTGACCTTGCTGGCCACACCCGCGGCTGACTCGCTGCGCCTCGTAGGCGCGGCCAATTCGCGCCGCCAGCACGTCTTCGCCGACGGCCTGCGCCCGGGCGACGTCGCCGACGCGCTGACCCGCGCACGCGATGGCCGCGACAACGCGCCGTTACTCGCGGCGCTCGACGCCACGGGTGCGGCGCGCAAGGTGGTGATCGACGCGACCGCTTGTGCCATCGAAGCCACTCGCCATGCGGACTGGCTGACCCGGGGTTACCACGTGGTCACCGCGAACAAGGCGCTGGCTGGCGGCCACCTGCAGGGCTGGCGTGCGCTGCAGGCGGCGTCGTCCAGCGGCGCGGTCTATGGCGATGCCGCGACCGTCGGCGCGGGCCTGCCGGTGCTGTCCACCCTGCGCCGCCTGCGTCGCTGCGGCGACAGCCTGCTCACCCTCGAGGGCGTGTTTTCCGGTTCGCTGTCGTGGTTGTTCAACCAGTACGATGGCTCACAGCCGTTCTCGGCACTATTGCGCGATGCACGCCGTCTCGGTTTCACCGAGCCCGATCCGCGTTCGGATCTGTCAGGCGAGGACGTTGCGCGCAAGCTGTTGATCATCGCGCGCCATGCCGGCTTCGCCCTGGGTAGCGACGAGGTGGAAGTCGAGAGCCTCGTGCCCGAATCCCTGCGCGGTGTCGAGACCAAGGTGTTCCTCGATCGCCTCGAAGAGCTCGACGAGCCGCTGGCACGGCGCCACGCTCAGGCGAAGGCCAACGGCAAGGTGCTGCGTTACCTCGCCCGGCTGAACCAGCGTGGACGTGCACGCGTCGGCCTGGTCGAGGTGGGCCTGGATCATCCGGCCTCGCGGCTGTCGGGGACCGACAACCAGTTCGCGCTGACCACGACGCGCTATCACTCCACGCCGCTGGTTATCCAGGGGCCGGGTGCGGGTCCGGAGATCACGGCGCAGGCGTTGTTGGGGGATGTGCTGGGGCTCTGAGCGAGGGCGCCGGCGGAAAGGTGACGCGGACCAGGGTGCCGCCGTCGCTGGCATCGAGGATGCTGGCGTGGCCCTTGTGGTGTGACATCACCTGTTGCACGAGGTGAAGGCCCAGGCCGGTACCCGAGGAGCGCGGGCGCAGTCGATGGAAAGCTTCGAACACCCGCTCGCGTTCGTCGGCGGGAATGCCCGCGCCGTTGTCTTCGACCTCGATCGTGCTGCCTTCGACGCGCACGGTGATCTGCTTGCCGCCGTGTTCGACCGCGTTCTGGATCAGGTTGGTGAGCACGCGTTCGATGGCACCGGCGTTGCCGCTGATCGGCGCAGGCCGGTGGGTCACGACTTCGATGGATTTGTCCGCGGCGATGAGCAGCGGGGCGAGGTCGGCGGCGACACGACGGGCGATGGCGGCGGGATCGATCGCTTCGAACGGCGCACCGTTCTCGAGCCGATGCAGGTCGAGCAGCTGTTCGGATAGCGTGGACAGGCGCGACACATCCGCCGCAAGGCCGCGCAAGGCGGGATCGCTGCTTGCTTCGACCTTCATCCGCAGGATGGCGATGGGCGTGCGCAGTTCATGCGCGGCGGAGGCGATGAACCGGCGTTGTTGCTCATGGCCGTCGTCGAGTCGGCCGAGCGCATCGTTCACCGCGCGAACCAGTGGCGTGATCTCCCGCGGCAGCTGGTCTTCCGGCAGGCGGATGCCCTGGCTTCCCACCTTGATGTTCTCGGCCTCGCGCGCCGTGCGTACGACGCCTGCCAGTGCGCGACGGACGATCCACGGTGTCGCGACGATGGAAACCAGCGCGAGGGCGAGGAACAGCGGAACGGCGATGAGGTTGGATGCGAGCGCGATCAGCAGCGTGAGCGGCCGCACGATGCCGTGCGCGGCGATCATCATGTTGCCGGCCGGCCCTGTCGCGTGCCGGACGACGGCGGACGTCGTGTAGGGCGCCGACTTGCCGCGGAAATCCGCGGACGTGAAGGCATCGAGGTGGGGCAGTAGGGGGCGAAGTGCGTCGGGTACCGTGCCGTAGGTGACGTACGATCCGTCGTCCAGTTTCGCGGCGAACCACAGGTCGGTGGAGTCCTTGCGCAGCTCGTCCAGTGCGGGCGTCTCGCGGACGACGGCGTGTCCTTGCGCGTCGCGGACGATGGCCTTCGCCGCCACGTGCACGAGCACGTCGTCGGCATACATGCCATTCACGCTCGAATGCAGGATCAGCAGTACCAGCACGCCGGCCGAGGCCACCAGGGTGAGGAACTGCAGGATGAGCGGCTGGACGATGAGGCGCGTCTTCAGCGAGAACGGGCGCCGGCTCATGGCGTCGCCTTCAACAGATAGCCGACCCCGCGGATAACGTGGATCTCGACCCCTGCCTCGGCGTCGGCGAGCTTGCGGCGCAGGCGCGACACATGCGAGTCCAGGCTGTTGGACTGGATCTCGTCGTCGAAACCATAAACGGCCTCCTCCAGCGATTCGCGCAGCACGGTGCGGCCGCGTCGGCGGAGCAGGGCGGCCAGGACGCGGATCTCGCGACGCGGCAGGTCCAGGCGCTGGCCACGGATGCTGGCCTCGCCGTGGGCGAGGTCGAAGACGAGATGTCCCACGGTGACTTCGTCGGCGGCCAGTTCGTTGGGCCGGCGTTGTATCGCGCGGATGCGGGCGAACAGCTCTTCCAGCTCGAACGGCTTGACCAGGTAGTCGTCGGCACCGGTATCGAGGCCGGCGACGCGGTCGGTCAGTTCACCGCGCGCGCTCAACACGATGATGGCTACGCCCGGGCAGTGGGCGCGTAGCACGGGGATCAGGCCGAGGCCGTCGCCGTCGGGAAGCGTGCGGTCCAGGAGCACCAGCTGGTGTGCACGCGCGCGGATCGCTTCGCTGGCGAGCGCCACGCTATCGACCCAGTCGACGATGAATTGCTCGCGCTCGAGCACGCCGCGCATGGCGCCGGCGAATTCGACCTCGTCCTCGACCAGCAAGATTCTCATCAATTTGGCTCCTGCCCCAGCATAGCCGCAACCCTGCACGGCATGCATTGCGCCAACGTTGCGCCGCACCCTGGCGGGCCTTGCAGGCGTTTCGAGCCGACCACCGCGGCCTGCCGCTGTCGGTGGCAGACGCCATGTTGGCGCAACCTCACCCATGTTCCCTTACGCATACCCCGCCATGGCTAGAGGAGTGTGCACGATGTTCAACACGACAGGTCGATCATTGATGCTGGCGGCCGCACTGGCCCAGTGCTGCCTCGTGGCATACCCGGGCGTCGCCAGCGCGCAGCGCTGGGCCGACCACCACGACGGCTGGCGTTCCGACCGCCAGCAGCGCGACCACGACCAGTGGGAGCGCGACCGCGAGCGCAAGCGTCGTAGCGACGCGAAGCGCGACGGCGTGGTCGCGGGTGTCGTCGGCACCGCGGTGGTCGTCGGCATCATCGCCGCGGTCGCGAACGCGAAGAAAGACAACCGCCCGGACGAGTGCCGGGACGACTACGGCAACGTCTATCGCTGCCGCTGACACAAGGCTGCGTGATGCAAGCCCCGTGATCTCCAACGTTTCCGAATGAGGTGAACCGATGTTCAAGAGCATGCTTTTCGCGGCCTCGCTGGCCATTCCCGTAGCCGCCGGTGCCGCCACCACGGATCCGCGCCAGGCGACCATCGACAGGAATTTCGCCGCCATGGATACCAATCACGACGGCAAGATCGACAAGGCCGAATACGCGGCGTTCCAGACCGCTCGCTTCGACCGCCAGGCGCAGTCGGTCGACGGTGCATTCAACGAACTGGACACGAACAAGGACGGCAAGATCAGCAAGGCGGAAGCCGCCGCCGTCCCCGCCATCGCGACCTACTTCGATGCGCTCGACATCAACAAGGACGGCTCGCTGTCGCGCGAGGAAATGCAGAAGGCGATTGTCGCCGCGCAGACCGCCGAGGCAGCTGATACGCCTGCTGCGAAGTAGTCTGTAGGCGATCCGGCGGATCGCGATGACGACGGGCCGCCATGCAGCGGCCTGTTTTCGTTTCCGGGGGCGTAGCGTAGCCGTCGCTACGCGGGCACGGCCGGATAGATATCGAGCGATAGCGAGAGGCCGAGGTCGGCCAATCGTTGCATCATTGCCGGTCTCAGCGATTCGCCGCCGCTGCGTTCAAGGAACCATCCAACGAAGAGTTCGAGATCCACGCCGTTGGCACGGAATTCGTCGAGGCGCTGCCGATGCGGTTCCAGCATGTCCAGGCATCGACCGATCGCGTCGGAGAGCCAGGCGCGTTCGGTCGGCAAGATCTTCAGGGCGATGTACGACTCGGTGCGGATGCCCTCCAGCGGCGTTCCGCGCGGCGTCGTCCGGGCTTCTCCAGCCTGCCACTGGGCGGAAGCGGGCAGGGATAAGGCCATCGCCAGGCTGCCGAGGTCACCAGCCGGGGCCGTGGCCCGAAGCGACACCGTGACCGTCATCGGGATATCGTCCTGCTCCATTGCCGTGGATTTCCTTTGGCAGCAAAAGAAAAGGCGCCCCGTGGGCGCCTTTCTCGTGTCAGTGGCGGCCGGTCGCCCGGTCGGCTTCATCCGCGCTGGGCGGCAACACCGGCTCGCTGCCGTCGCCTTCCTCGTGGTGGAAGCGCGCGGCCTCGACCATCGGGGTGCGCCAGCCGGAAGCGACGCCCCAGAAGTAGAACACCGTGCCGAAGACGGCAACGAGGGCGAGGTCCCAGCCATACGGGATGTAATCGTGGCCACCGAAGGTCTTGCTGCCGGCCCACGAGATCGCGGCGATGACGGGCAGGTAGACGATCAGCCACCACGCACCCTTCAGGTGGCGCTGGAAGTCTTCCCAGCCGCTCTTGGCGGTGTAGTAGAAGTAGATCGGCAACGCGACGACCATCAGCAGGATGATTTCGCCGGTGAGCGGCCACTTCGCCCAGTACAGCAGCTCGGTGGCGAAGATGAAGGCCAGCGCGGCGAGGACCGGCAGGGCGGCGATGCGCAGCGGGCGCTTCAGTTCGGGCGCGGTGCGACGCAGGGTCATCACGCTCACCGGGCCGGTGAGGTAGGAAATGATCGTCGAGACCGAGATCACCGCCGCCAGCGTGCCCCAGCCGCGGAAGAAGAACAGGAAGATGAAGCTCACCACGAGGTTGAGCCACATCGCCGGACGCGGGATGCCGAAGCGTGGGTTGATGTGGCCGAAGATCTTCGGCAGCTGCCCGTTGCGCTCCATCGCGTAGATCATGCGCGCGGTGGTGGCGGTGTAGGTGGCACCGGTGCCGCTCGGGCTGACGAAGGCGTCGGCATAGAGCAGGATCGCCATCCAGTTGATCATCAGCGCCGTGGCGAGCTGGGCGAACGGCGAGGCGTACTGCAGGCCGGCCCAGCCCTTGCCGAGCTGGTCGGGCGGCACCGCGCCGATGAAGGCGACCTGGAGCAGCACGTAGACCACGGTGGCCAGCAGGATCGAACCGATCACCGCGAACGGCACGCTGCGGCCCGGGTTGCGTGCTTCGCCGGCGAGGTTCACCGGGCTCTGGAAGCCGTTGAAGCTGAAGACGATGCCCGAGATCGCCACGGCGGTGAGGATCGACGAGATGTCGATCGCGTGCGTGCCGCCATGCGCGCCGATGTTGAAGTTACCCGGGTTGTAGCTGGTGTACATCAGCGCGATGCCGGTGGCCGCCGGCACGACGAGCTTGAAGACGGTGATCGCCGTGTTGCTCTTGGCGAACAGCTTCACGCTCCAGAAGTTCAGGAAGAAATACACCATGACCAGGACGGCGGCGATGGCCAGGCCCGGATGGGTCAGTTCGCCATGGTCGGCGCCCGGCGCGACGTAGTACAGCTCCTTGGTCCACTGGGCCCATTCCCACGGCCAGGAGGCCATGTACTGGACCGAAGCCTCGGCTTCGACCGGGATCACCGAGACGATCGCGATCCAGTTGGCCCAGCCGGCGATGAAGCCGACCAGCGAGCCATGCGAATAGTGGCCGTAGCGCACCATGCCGCCGGATTCCGGGAACATCGCGCCCAGTTCCGCGTAGGTGAGGGCGATGAACAGGATGATGACGGCGCCGATGATCCAGGCGTAGACGGCGCCGGGGCCGGCAAGCTGGGCGGCATGCCAGGCGCCGAACAGCCAGCCTGAGCCGATGATCGAGCCCAGGCCGGTAAGCATCAGGGCGAAGGCGCCGACATCGCGGCGAATATGGTGATGGGACATGATGACTCCGGTCGGACGGACCGGGGGTTCCCCGGCCCAGGGCGGCACAAGAGCCGGATGATGACAGCCCGGGGCCCCTGTGTCAGCCAGCGCACGCCCCTTGCCCAAACCACCTTCACATCGATATACACTGACCGATGCGGTAAGGAAGAGGGGTTCGGATGCGATCGAAGCTAGTCGTCAACGGCATATGGCTCGCTGCCATATCGGTATGCGGCATTGCCGCAGCCGAGACGCCGTGGAGCGACAAGGGCCGGCAGATCGATTCGGAGTCATATGACCGTACTGCCAAGGGTTTTTACTTCACCCTGTACCCTGGCGAAGACCCGGTCGAATCGGTGCGGCGCTGCGCCATAACCATGCGCGAACTGGGGCATCTCGCCTCGGTTTCGTGCTTTGCCTATACCAGCAAGCAGCGCTTCGACACCCGCAAGGGCAAGCTCCGCATCTGCTACACGGCCGTGGCCAACTGGTGGGGCCAGGACGAACCCGTCCGCGTCGAGACGGTTGAGCGCCTGCCCAGGGCCTGCCCCGCCAAATAAACGGGGCGCCCCCTCAGCACTCGATAACGTTCACCGCCAACCCGCCGCGCGAGGTTTCCTTGTACTTGTCCTTCATGTCGCGGCCGGTGTCGCGCATGGTGGCGATGACCTTGTCCAGCGACACGTGGTGCTTGCCGTCGCTCTTGAGCGCCATGCGGCTGGCGTTGATCGCCTTCACCGCGCCCATCGCGTTGCGCTCGATGCAGGGGATCTGCACGAGGCCGCCGATCGGATCGCAGGTGAGGCCCAGGTTGTGCTCCATGCCGATCTCGGCGGCGTTCTCCACCTGGGTGACACTGCCGCCCAGTGTCGCGGCGAGGCCACCGGCGGCCATCGAGCAGGCGACGCCGACCTCGCCCTGGCAACCCACCTCGGCACCGGAGATCGAGGCGTTTTCCTTGTAGAGGATACCGATGGCGCCCGCGGTGAGCAGGAAGGTGATGACGCCATCTTCCGAGGCGTTCGGGCAGAAATGCCGGTAATAGTGCAGCACGGCGGGGACGATGCCGGCCGCGCCGTTGGTCGGCGCGGTCACCACGCTGCCACCGGCGGCGTTCTCTTCGTTGACCGCCAGCGCGTACAGGTTCACCCAGTCGAGGATGGTCAGCGGATCGCGCAGGGCGGCTTCGGGCTGGCCACGCAGTTCGGCGGCCATGGCCGGTGCGCGGCGATTCACCTTCAGCCCGCCGGGAAGCACGCCCGGCGAACGCAGGCCGCGTGCCACGCAATCCTGCATCGCTTTCCAGATCTTCAGCAGGCCGGCGCGCGTTTCCGCTTCCGGGCGCCAGATGCTTTCGTTGTGCATCATCAGCTCGGCGATGCTGAGCTGGTGTTCGGCGCACAGCGCCAGCAGCTGGTCGCCGGTGGAGAACGGGAAGGGCTGCTCGCTGGTATCGGCCACGATGCGGTCTTCCGCCGCCTCGTCCGGGTTGACTACGAAGCCACCGCCGACCGAGTAATAGTCGCGGGTGGCCAGCTCGTTGCCGGCAGCGTCGTACGCGGAGAAGCGCATGCCGTTGGTGTGGAACGGGAGCTTCTGGCGTTTGTTGAAGACCAGGTCGGCTTTTTCGTCGAAGGCGATCTCGTGCCGGCCGAGGATGCGGATGCGCTTGCTGGCGCGGATGCGCTCCAGCGTGGCCGGGATGCTGTCCGGATCGACGCGGTCGGGCCATTCGCCTTCGAAGCCGAGCAGGACGGCCTTGTCGGTGCCGTGGCCGCGGCCGGTCATCGCCAGCGAACCGAACAGTTCGCAGCGCACCCGCGCCACGCGTTCGAGCACGCCTTTCTCCTCCA
This window harbors:
- a CDS encoding cysteine synthase A, which codes for MTTYDTLSAGIGQTPLLRLRRASEATGCEILAKAEFLNPGGSVKDRTALGLLDDAERLGLLRPGATLVEGTAGNTGIGLALLGNSRGYCSLIVMPDTQSREKIDALRAAGADVRLVPAGPWTDPNHYAATARRLAAEMNEREPGSAWFANQFDNLANREWHEAHTGVEIWEQTGGRVDGFACASGTGGTIAGVGRALKARRAGILVALADPAGSALASHVLTGELKAEGSSITEGIGNGRLTANFLDAPIDLAWSIPDTESIPEIHDLLHHEGYCVGLSSGVNIAGAIRLARHLGPGHTVVTVLCDSGMRYQAKLFNPGFLRGKGIPVPDWLARAFSGD
- a CDS encoding homoserine O-succinyltransferase — translated: MPAEPLTVISLPEQAVATAPRGAADLTEQRGTRRVSFLPKYGSEPVAVDVRYLWCGAPHAPTVAVQGGISATRDVCAGRDRQGWWQELVGPGSAVDLEHCRVLSIDWLVPDDVEGIDSISSEDQAAALAALVDELGIGRLHAFVGSSYGAMTGLAFAANHPDKVGALVLLAGAHRPHPLSTAQRSVQRGIVRLGIESGRTDEALALARQLAMTTYRGSEEFSRRFAAGPELRDGRFYFPVEDYLEHAGRRFVERFDPLRFLALSESIDLHDIAPERVHAPTTLVGFPSDRLVPLSDLCELQRRIGGTATLEVVDSPYGHDAFLKETVQLAPVLRHALNDCRGDR
- the metB gene encoding cystathionine gamma-synthase; translation: MTRETRLCTRAVRAGIESDTQHGAVVPPLHLSTNYAFEGFGRKRAYDYSRSGNPTRDLLAEALTELEEGAGAVVTNTGMSAVALALELVPAGGLVIASHDCYGGTWRLLDAWAKKGRFSVRFVNFNDPTALADGLAAKPALVWIETPSNPLLRITDVRHVAQAAHAVGALVLVDNTFLSPALQQPLKLGADVVLHSTTKYINGHSDVVGGAVIAADPAVAEQLKWWGNCNGQTGSPFDSFLTLRGVRTLAVRLRAHEENARRVADRLEGHEAVERIYYPGLASHPGHALAQRQQKGFGAMLSFELAGGDAAIEAFVDGLQYFSLAESLGGVESLVAHPATMTHAAMAPEARRTAGIADNLLRLSIGIEDGDDLIDDLEAGLTRAVAVTKASSKRKVGA
- a CDS encoding HAMP domain-containing histidine kinase — translated: MSRRPFSLKTRLIVQPLILQFLTLVASAGVLVLLILHSSVNGMYADDVLVHVAAKAIVRDAQGHAVVRETPALDELRKDSTDLWFAAKLDDGSYVTYGTVPDALRPLLPHLDAFTSADFRGKSAPYTTSAVVRHATGPAGNMMIAAHGIVRPLTLLIALASNLIAVPLFLALALVSIVATPWIVRRALAGVVRTAREAENIKVGSQGIRLPEDQLPREITPLVRAVNDALGRLDDGHEQQRRFIASAAHELRTPIAILRMKVEASSDPALRGLAADVSRLSTLSEQLLDLHRLENGAPFEAIDPAAIARRVAADLAPLLIAADKSIEVVTHRPAPISGNAGAIERVLTNLIQNAVEHGGKQITVRVEGSTIEVEDNGAGIPADERERVFEAFHRLRPRSSGTGLGLHLVQQVMSHHKGHASILDASDGGTLVRVTFPPAPSLRAPAHPPTTPAP
- a CDS encoding response regulator transcription factor → MRILLVEDEVEFAGAMRGVLEREQFIVDWVDSVALASEAIRARAHQLVLLDRTLPDGDGLGLIPVLRAHCPGVAIIVLSARGELTDRVAGLDTGADDYLVKPFELEELFARIRAIQRRPNELAADEVTVGHLVFDLAHGEASIRGQRLDLPRREIRVLAALLRRRGRTVLRESLEEAVYGFDDEIQSNSLDSHVSRLRRKLADAEAGVEIHVIRGVGYLLKATP
- a CDS encoding EF-hand domain-containing protein, giving the protein MFKSMLFAASLAIPVAAGAATTDPRQATIDRNFAAMDTNHDGKIDKAEYAAFQTARFDRQAQSVDGAFNELDTNKDGKISKAEAAAVPAIATYFDALDINKDGSLSREEMQKAIVAAQTAEAADTPAAK
- a CDS encoding DUF4279 domain-containing protein encodes the protein MEQDDIPMTVTVSLRATAPAGDLGSLAMALSLPASAQWQAGEARTTPRGTPLEGIRTESYIALKILPTERAWLSDAIGRCLDMLEPHRQRLDEFRANGVDLELFVGWFLERSGGESLRPAMMQRLADLGLSLSLDIYPAVPA
- a CDS encoding APC family permease, which produces MSHHHIRRDVGAFALMLTGLGSIIGSGWLFGAWHAAQLAGPGAVYAWIIGAVIILFIALTYAELGAMFPESGGMVRYGHYSHGSLVGFIAGWANWIAIVSVIPVEAEASVQYMASWPWEWAQWTKELYYVAPGADHGELTHPGLAIAAVLVMVYFFLNFWSVKLFAKSNTAITVFKLVVPAATGIALMYTSYNPGNFNIGAHGGTHAIDISSILTAVAISGIVFSFNGFQSPVNLAGEARNPGRSVPFAVIGSILLATVVYVLLQVAFIGAVPPDQLGKGWAGLQYASPFAQLATALMINWMAILLYADAFVSPSGTGATYTATTARMIYAMERNGQLPKIFGHINPRFGIPRPAMWLNLVVSFIFLFFFRGWGTLAAVISVSTIISYLTGPVSVMTLRRTAPELKRPLRIAALPVLAALAFIFATELLYWAKWPLTGEIILLMVVALPIYFYYTAKSGWEDFQRHLKGAWWLIVYLPVIAAISWAGSKTFGGHDYIPYGWDLALVAVFGTVFYFWGVASGWRTPMVEAARFHHEEGDGSEPVLPPSADEADRATGRH
- a CDS encoding L-serine ammonia-lyase translates to MAVSVFDLFKIGIGPSSSHTVGPMRAGARFAEHWLEEKGVLERVARVRCELFGSLAMTGRGHGTDKAVLLGFEGEWPDRVDPDSIPATLERIRASKRIRILGRHEIAFDEKADLVFNKRQKLPFHTNGMRFSAYDAAGNELATRDYYSVGGGFVVNPDEAAEDRIVADTSEQPFPFSTGDQLLALCAEHQLSIAELMMHNESIWRPEAETRAGLLKIWKAMQDCVARGLRSPGVLPGGLKVNRRAPAMAAELRGQPEAALRDPLTILDWVNLYALAVNEENAAGGSVVTAPTNGAAGIVPAVLHYYRHFCPNASEDGVITFLLTAGAIGILYKENASISGAEVGCQGEVGVACSMAAGGLAATLGGSVTQVENAAEIGMEHNLGLTCDPIGGLVQIPCIERNAMGAVKAINASRMALKSDGKHHVSLDKVIATMRDTGRDMKDKYKETSRGGLAVNVIEC